From the Synechococcus sp. HK01-R genome, one window contains:
- a CDS encoding ribonuclease H, which yields MADKTDRDARGRVVAAATDGACSGNPGPGGWGALLRFEDGSVEEFGGSDPATTNNRMELQAALAVLERLKELPRHPDLRLRTDSKYLIDGLGSWMAGWKRKGWKTAAGKPVLNQDLWQALDRARLPDVPLAYVKGHSGDPDNDRVDQIAVAFSRGERPVLGASGSAPAAGASAPAALEEAPAPASLQRLLSRLELADRLAQGGYGLTAVELAQLVEQPLARLQDRDGPWRWRDWWVEPLEEGRRWRLQRAEAGSEQN from the coding sequence ATGGCTGACAAGACCGATCGCGACGCTCGCGGCCGGGTGGTGGCAGCGGCCACCGATGGGGCCTGCAGCGGGAACCCCGGCCCGGGGGGCTGGGGAGCGCTGTTGCGCTTTGAGGATGGCAGTGTGGAGGAATTCGGCGGTTCAGATCCGGCCACCACGAACAATCGGATGGAGTTGCAGGCGGCTCTGGCTGTGCTGGAGCGGCTTAAGGAGTTGCCCCGCCACCCTGATCTGCGCTTGCGTACCGACAGCAAATATCTGATTGATGGGCTCGGCTCTTGGATGGCCGGCTGGAAACGCAAGGGATGGAAGACCGCTGCTGGTAAACCCGTGCTCAATCAGGATCTCTGGCAGGCCCTGGATCGCGCCCGGCTGCCGGATGTGCCCCTGGCCTACGTGAAAGGGCACAGCGGCGACCCCGATAACGACCGCGTGGATCAGATCGCCGTGGCCTTCTCCCGAGGAGAGCGTCCTGTGCTCGGCGCGTCGGGATCCGCTCCTGCTGCAGGTGCTTCTGCCCCAGCGGCCTTGGAGGAGGCCCCGGCCCCAGCCTCATTGCAGCGACTGCTCAGTCGCCTGGAGCTCGCTGATCGTCTTGCCCAGGGTGGCTATGGCCTCACAGCGGTGGAGCTGGCCCAGCTGGTGGAGCAGCCCCTGGCCCGACTCCAGGATCGGGATGGTCCCTGGCGATGGCGCGACTGGTGGGTGGAGCCCCTCGAGGAGGGGCGCCGCTGGCGCTTGCAACGTGCCGAGGCAGGATCAGAACAGAACTAA
- a CDS encoding DUF3747 domain-containing protein, whose amino-acid sequence MPRTYPGSLVAGLLLSLSGLPLLAAGLFDSQPLNQERFAVLAQAVGRNSWKLLVLEQIQKRPLCWEERRDGLVNPSLNDFDFSGICSRYLDSNGYSLRAGGEDMDKRFRLRIEDDRNGLVLLAIDPDRGVPIPVARASRYRRDRNAFVKLNLEPGWALERRAYQGRTLSHVYFANPSPTNRLLALSGESDTTGGFRRLGQPSAPEAPRISSLAGRGPVRLEVIPYRP is encoded by the coding sequence ATGCCGCGAACCTACCCCGGAAGCCTGGTGGCCGGACTGCTGCTCAGCCTGAGTGGATTGCCGCTGCTGGCGGCGGGGCTCTTCGACAGCCAGCCCCTCAATCAGGAGCGCTTTGCCGTACTGGCGCAGGCAGTGGGACGCAACAGCTGGAAACTGCTGGTGCTGGAACAGATCCAAAAACGCCCTCTCTGCTGGGAAGAACGCCGCGACGGTCTGGTGAACCCATCCCTGAATGACTTCGATTTCTCGGGGATCTGCAGCCGCTACCTCGACAGCAACGGCTACTCCCTGAGGGCCGGTGGCGAAGACATGGACAAACGCTTCCGGCTGCGGATTGAAGACGATCGCAATGGCTTGGTGCTGTTGGCCATCGACCCGGATCGGGGGGTGCCGATTCCAGTGGCACGCGCCAGCCGCTACCGCCGCGATCGCAATGCCTTTGTGAAGCTGAACCTTGAACCTGGCTGGGCTCTAGAGCGACGGGCTTACCAGGGGCGCACCCTCAGCCACGTGTATTTCGCCAATCCCTCTCCCACGAACCGACTTCTGGCCCTGTCAGGGGAGAGCGACACAACCGGTGGCTTCCGCAGACTGGGCCAACCTTCGGCGCCAGAGGCGCCGAGAATCAGCAGCCTGGCCGGACGTGGCCCGGTTCGCCTGGAGGTGATTCCTTACAGGCCTTGA
- the rplL gene encoding 50S ribosomal protein L7/L12 — protein sequence MSAKTDEILESLKTLSLLEASELVKQIEEAFGVSAAASAGVVMAAPGAAAGGGGEAAEEKTEFDVVLEGFDASAKIKVLKAVREATGLGLGDAKAMVEAAPKAIKEGVSKDEAEALKKAIEEAGGKVTLK from the coding sequence ATGTCTGCAAAAACCGACGAAATTCTCGAATCGCTGAAAACCCTCTCGCTGCTTGAAGCTTCCGAGCTCGTCAAGCAGATCGAAGAGGCCTTCGGTGTGTCCGCTGCCGCATCTGCTGGTGTGGTGATGGCCGCTCCTGGCGCCGCCGCCGGTGGCGGTGGTGAAGCCGCCGAAGAGAAGACCGAATTTGATGTTGTGCTGGAAGGTTTCGATGCCTCCGCCAAGATCAAGGTCCTCAAGGCTGTCCGTGAAGCCACTGGCCTTGGCCTGGGCGACGCGAAGGCCATGGTTGAAGCTGCTCCTAAGGCCATCAAAGAAGGTGTGTCCAAGGATGAAGCTGAAGCCCTCAAGAAGGCCATCGAAGAGGCCGGCGGCAAGGTCACCCTCAAGTGA
- the rplJ gene encoding 50S ribosomal protein L10, whose product MGRTLESKQQIVEELKQLLGESEMALVLDYQGLSIKEMSDLRTRLQASNGVCKVTKNTLMRRAIDGDSVWSNLDALLSGTNAFVLVKGDVGGAVKALQAFQKETKKSETKGGLFEGKLLSTDEIKAIGDLPSKEVLMAQIAGAINAVATKVAVGINEVPSGLARALKQHAESGDS is encoded by the coding sequence ATGGGCCGCACGCTGGAGAGCAAGCAACAGATCGTCGAAGAGCTCAAGCAGCTCCTCGGTGAGTCCGAAATGGCACTGGTCCTGGATTACCAGGGTCTTTCCATCAAGGAGATGTCTGATCTGCGGACCCGTCTGCAGGCCAGTAACGGTGTGTGCAAGGTGACCAAAAACACCTTGATGCGTCGTGCCATTGATGGTGACAGTGTCTGGTCAAATCTCGACGCTCTTCTGAGCGGCACCAATGCCTTCGTTCTGGTCAAGGGCGATGTCGGTGGTGCTGTTAAGGCCCTTCAGGCCTTCCAGAAGGAAACCAAGAAATCCGAGACCAAGGGCGGCCTCTTCGAAGGCAAGCTTCTATCCACGGATGAGATCAAAGCCATCGGCGACCTCCCCTCCAAGGAGGTGCTCATGGCCCAGATCGCCGGTGCGATCAATGCTGTGGCCACCAAGGTGGCTGTTGGCATCAACGAGGTTCCCTCCGGTCTTGCTCGGGCGCTCAAGCAGCACGCCGAATCCGGCGACAGCTGA